In Topomyia yanbarensis strain Yona2022 chromosome 2, ASM3024719v1, whole genome shotgun sequence, one DNA window encodes the following:
- the LOC131681787 gene encoding probable cytochrome P450 6a23 — protein MVVVEVIMAAAMVAVIVYLYVKRQQTYWARRNVPHLKPEFFYGNTKSLDHTEPLGMIFARFYNELKKSGPLAGVYMYAKPVAVVTDLELVKSILIKDFQHFTDRGFYYNEIHDPLSAHMFNVSGSKWRSLRQKLSPTFTSGKMKMMFNTIVAAGKQFNDFLEEKVVHESELEIKDLLARFTTDVIGMCAFGIECNSMKDPDAQFRVMGRKFVEDQRGQVKNVFHNAAPELAKKAGVRAIDKDVADFFLNVVRETIDYRLKNNVKRNDFMDLLIQMRNPEESKSGEGLLSFNELAAQCFLFYVAGFETSSTLLTWTLYELSQNQSIQQKGRQHVMDVLAKHGGEITYECVNDMTYLDKILNEALRKYPPVPVHFREATKDYQVPDTKIIIEAGTKVFIPVYGIHHDPAEFPDPERFDPERFSPEQVQKRHSCAWTPFGEGPRICIGLRFGMLQAKVGLIYLLKNFKFDIGDQCKVPVNFDIKSIILTPEGGLPLKVAKIC, from the exons ATGGTGGTTGTGGAAGTAATTATGGCCGCGGCCATGGTGGCTGTTATCGTTTACCTATACGTGAAGCGTCAACAAACCTATTGGGCCCGGCGGAATGTTCCGCACCTGAAGCCGGAGTTTTTCTACGGAAACACCAAAAGTCTGGACCACACCGAACCGCTTGGAATGATATTCGCACGGTTCTACAATGAGCTGAAAAAATCCGGTCCGCTCGCTGGGGTCTACATGTATGCCAAACCGGTGGCCGTGGTGACAGATTTGGAACTGGTGAAGAGTATTTTGATAAAGGACTTTCAGCACTTCACCGATCGAGGATTTTATTATAATGAAATACACGATCCGTTATCGGCGCACATGTTCAATGTGTCTGGCAGCAAGTGGAGATCCCTGAGACAGAAGCTGTCACCTACGTTCACTTCCGGGAAGATGAAGATGATGTTTAACACGATTGTAGCGGCGGGAAAGCAGTTCAATGATTTTTTGGAAGAAAAAGTGGTACATGAAAGTGAGCTTGAAATAAAGGATCTACTGGCTCGTTTCACAACGGATGTCATTGGAATGTGTGCCTTCGGAATTGAGTGTAACTCAATGAAGGATCCGGACGCGCAATTCCGAGTGATGGGAAGGAAGTTTGTGGAAGATCAGCGGGGTCAGgtcaaaaatgtgtttcataatGCAGCACCCGAGTTGGCGAAGAAAGCTGGCGTTAGGGCGATCGATAAGGATGTGGCGGACTTTTTCTTGAATGTCGTACGCGAAACCATCGACTACAGATTGAAGAACAATGTTAAGAGAAACGATTTTATGGACTTGCTGATTCAGATGAGAAATCCAGAAGAAAGTAAAAGTGGAGAAGGTCTGTTGTCGTTTAACGAATTAGCGGCACAGTGCTTTTTGTTTTATGTAGCCGGATTCGAGACAAGTTCAACTCTGCTCACCTGGACGCTGTACGAACTGTCGCAGAATCAGAGCATACAGCAGAAGGGTCGTCAACATGTTATGGACGTTTTAGCTAAACATGGTGGTGAAATAACGTACGAGTGTGTCAATGATATGACATATCTTGATAAAATATTAAACG AGGCTCTTCGTAAGTATCCACCGGTACCGGTTCATTTCCGCGAAGCTACAAAAGACTACCAGGTGCCGGATACAAAAATCATCATCGAAGCCGGGACAAAAGTTTTCATTCCGGTTTACGGAATCCATCACGATCCAGCAGAGTTTCCGGATCCAGAGCGATTCGACCCGGAACGCTTTAGTCCTGAGCAGGTGCAGAAGAGACATTCGTGTGCTTGGACACCATTCGGAGAAGGTCCTCGAATCTGTATCGGTCTTCGGTTCGGAATGTTGCAGGCTAAAGTTGGTCTTATATACCTGCTGAAAAACTTCAAGTTTGATATCGGAGATCAGTGCAAGGTCCCGGTCAACTTTGATATAAAAAGTATAATTCTTACTCCAGAAGGTGGGCTGCCGTTAAAAGTGGCGAAAATTTGTTGA
- the LOC131681979 gene encoding probable cytochrome P450 6a23, translating into MVVVEIIMATAMVAVIVYLYVKRQQTYWARRNVPHLKPEFFYGNTKTLDRTEQIGIIFARFYNELKNSGPLAGVYMYVRPVAVVTDLELVKCILVKDFQHFTDRGFYYNEIHDPLSAHMFNLPGSKWKSLRQKLSPTFTSGKMKMMFSTIVAAGKQFNDFLEEKVERESELEMKDLLARFTTDVIGMCAFGIECNSMKDPDAQFRVMGRKFFEDQRGQVKNVFHNAAPELAKKAGVRVLDKDVSDFFLNVVRETVDYRVKNNIKRNDFMDLLIQMRNPEESESGEGLLSFNELAAQCFLFYLAGFETSSTLLTWTLYELSLNQSIQEKGRQHVMNVLDKHDGEITYESVNDMIYLDKILNEALRKYPPVPVHFREATKDYQVPDTKIVIETGTKVFIPVYGIHHDPAVFPDPERFDPERFSPEQVQNRHPCAWTPFGEGPRICIGLRFGLLQAKVGLIYLLKNFKFDIGEKSKAPLSFDVKSLTLSPEGGLSLKVKKNLLAN; encoded by the exons ATGGTGGTTGTGGAAATAATCATGGCCACGGCCATGGTGGCTGTTATCGTTTACCTATACGTGAAGCGGCAACAAACATATTGGGCCCGGCGAAATGTTCCGCATCTGAAGCCGGAGTTTTTCTACGGAAATACTAAAACTCTGGACCGCACCGAACAGATCGGAATAATATTCGCACGTTTCTACAATGAGTTGAAAAATTCCGGTCCGCTCGCCGGTGTCTATATGTATGTCAGACCGGTTGCCGTGGTGACAGATTTGGAGCTGGTGAAATGCATCTTGGTGAAGGATTTTCAGCACTTCACAGATCGAGGATTTTATTACAATGAAATACATGATCCGCTGTCGGCGCACATGTTCAACCTGCCTGGCAGCAAGTGGAAGTCCTTGAGACAGAAGCTGTCACCTACGTTTACTTCCGGGAAGATGAAGATGATGTTTAGCACGATTGTAGCGGCGGGAAAGCAGTTCAATGATTTTTTGGAGGAGAAGGTGGAACGTGAAAGTGAGCTTGAAATGAAGGATCTGCTGGCACGTTTCACAACGGATGTCATTGGAATGTGTGCCTTCGGGATCGAGTGCAACTCAATGAAGGATCCGGACGCGCAATTTCGAGTGATGGGTAGAAAGTTTTTTGAAGATCAGCGAGGCCAGgtcaaaaatgtgtttcataatGCTGCACCCGAGTTGGCGAAGAAAGCTGGCGTTAGGGTGCTCGATAAGGATGTGTCGGATTTCTTCCTTAATGTTGTTCGAGAAACCGTCGACTACAGAGTGAAGAACAATATTAAGAGAAATGATTTTATGGATTTACTGATTCAGATGAGAAACCCCGAAGAAAGTGAAAGTGGAGAAGGTCTGTTGTCGTTCAACGAATTAGCGGCACAATGTTTCTTATTTTATTTAGCCGGATTCGAAACAAGTTCAACTCTACTTACCTGGACGCTGTACGAATTGTCATTGAATCAGAGTATACAGGAAAAGGGTCGTCAACATGTTATGAACGTTTTAGATAAACATGATGGTGAAATCACGTACGAATCTGTGAATGATATGATTTATCTGGATAAAATTTTAAACG AGGCTCTTCGTAAGTATCCACCGGTACCGGTTCATTTCCGTGAAGCTACAAAAGACTACCAGGTGCCAGACACAAAAATCGTCATCGAAACCGGGACTAAAGTTTTCATTCCGGTTTACGGAATCCATCACGATCCGGCAGTGTTTCCGGATCCAGAGCGATTCGACCCGGAACGCTTTAGCCCTGAGCAGGTGCAGAATAGACATCCGTGCGCGTGGACACCATTCGGAGAAGGTCCCCGCATCTGTATTGGACTTCGGTTCGGATTGTTGCAGGCAAAAGTTGGTCTTATATACCTGCTGAAGAACTTCAAGTTTGATATCGGAGAGAAGAGCAAGGCTCCACTCAGCTTTGATGTAAAAAGTTTAACTCTTTCCCCAGAAGGTGGACTTTCGTTAAAAGTCAAGAAAAATTTATTAGCTAACTAG